In one window of Notolabrus celidotus isolate fNotCel1 chromosome 17, fNotCel1.pri, whole genome shotgun sequence DNA:
- the ppp1r17 gene encoding protein phosphatase 1 regulatory subunit 17: MTTGCMRSTLEPEHRLMTQESGPYGLLVDRKSGMEEEALCAENQDLMKKPRRKDTPVLNSPPHIPGARVLKAGNQTVHLEDEEKDAKD, from the exons ATGACGACTGGCTGCATGAGGTCGACCCTGGAGCCTGAACATCGACTGATGACACAGGAGAGCGGCCCCT ATGGGCTTCTggtggacaggaagtcagggatggaggaggaggctcTCTGTGCAGAGAATCAGGACCTGATGAAGAAACCTCGCAGGAAAGACACACCTGTCCTAAATTCTCCTCCACATATACCAG gAGCCAGAGTCCTGAAAGCAGGGAATCAGACGGTGCACTTAGAAGACGAGGAGAAGGACGCGAAGGATTGA
- the itprid1 gene encoding uncharacterized protein itprid1, protein MGSHSMDGVRKWLSTTVTGEDAKHEPLLKASEPLRRNTSCDDDLALGVEASLYDHQGVRTVQDFLRWRRSSPGISRLNSFNSTASDHSGPLSVMDILNLWNDDPEEVLLDLGFGCDEPDLSGRIPARFINYPSQARGINLQVFLEAQKNRLDLENPDVSNRFRQLEVLQQVTTAFSSLVGSSSPHRAPQADLPPEARERRRRMGMLFRRASKKTLSNIRNHKNQDPSLPCIAPQSHLPPSSLGDNRIPFKKVKTGLLETTSLSPLAEEQGPGSDAQPQSHDGELRSWPLREARSLKMNSFLQRRKNAGQARESFEMEEIHSFDEGSVTGSFMGGADNLVRCLVRTTSCQSDSSGFLEEPFIPPHSQQESPAPDLIKALSCLSGGSTESHSGDRPGSPFPPHTSQPLLHHASLTPSSVDNPSVPSTYPPRDQSPGLPQSPASSCLPKSDLKVSGTETPPDQDRSPEYEYLCPCTSSPELVNTNERSETGPPSASVTSVLLIRASEEIQPEDMDSPPCDSDPTAYSIFHSEPLSASSTHPNLDCTLSSTVSFFGGPEETHSEETEESPYMNSLSPSNGPSSQLPSHLFSPSSSLSDSYLPSPEAPSSQSPEKNQKDSLLQDSSREGLFDPLTCAQTKEEKEEEEKAHPSVFFESEQDRPLALSALTQDSLQIGEFAPDPGLSPNPSTPICESTSLLESHDQDGLTDPAAGGVLDATEQSIFQPVRPYSNDHITDFPFQEVLPLQTDDFSLDLEDNQGDGKGDMEAARHPEPVQTLEASVYISDTEGSAGLSGSGLVRRKACNQKGTDPKVSACCLHHELSTETKAEDLRKVSQMDIRDTESESWRTSLASYENVPGAHSRNEREPKGLFEIQSLDVVFQTSVDGSDGENGDMDAFLEQLDTERHVYWAEPITVSSQSSVVEESSSFETSGGPPGKSLPTTGPAILDSLSSTGRTDPVPATPDPKPFSRSVSVQMSSSPSSHIVHRKDVPYMTDSKRILFPADLSLDTSTPFRAVQSWTDWQIQRNNLSKMLSRGAPDEVKNQRTGSTEFSETTRRPALIYSSSPCLPLLSKAWRSYDSLPGMARGNSTASVSVDKGLWSDEEEEVEKNGYEDERNLWQAKHADTIACCCSCDHQGTSCYNTQHTVGNTPYSLDELEEMMLSLQQFRSVLCNMEEQLSEDQAAVYSCLSDQDREKVRDIEELRRAVKKEAGELEMQLNELAHHYDDSLKMKMHRLLDEQSLLCTQLRVPLPGQMPTSLCPAPNRTVATQCCLLPWMQNDQVSSWNVDSPRQSPPGSDSISEGLGCSPTKADKVDLLSFLQRLKESLRHSVNMDMLE, encoded by the exons GTGGCGCAGGTCGAGTCCAGGTATCAGCAGGTTGAACAGTTTCAACTCAACAGCTTCAGATCactctggacctctgag TGTGATGGACATACTGAACCTGTGGAACGATGACCCAGAGGAGGTTCTCTTGGACCTTGGCTTTGGCTGTGACGAACCCGACCTCTCTGGACGAATCCCAGCTCGGTTTATTAATTATCCATCTCAGGCCCGAGGAATAAACCTGCAGGTCTTTCTGGAGGCGCAGAAGAACCGTCTCGACCTGGAGAATCCAGATGTCAGCA ATCGTTTCAGACAGCTTGAGGTTCTTCAACAGGTCACCACAGCGTTCTCCTCCCTGGTTgggtcctcctctcctcacagaGCACCCCAGGCAGACTTACCTCCTGAGGCCCGGGAAAGAAGGAGGCGCATGGGCATGTTGTTCAGACGAGCGTCAAAGAAGACCCTCAGTAATATCAGAAACCATAAAAACCAGGACCCATCTCTGCCTTGTATTGCTCCTCAGTCACATCTTCCTCCAAGCAGCCTCGGGGACAACAGAATCCCCTTTAAGAAAGTGAAAACTGGACTCCTAGAGACCACGTCTCTCAGTCCTCTGGCAGAGGAGCAAGGACCTGGTTCAGACGCTCAACCCCAGTCTCATGATGGAGAGCTCAGGTCCTGGCCCCTCAGGGAAGCTCGCTCCCTGAAGATGAACTCTTTcttacagaggaggaagaatgcAGGGCAGGCCAGGGAATCTTTTGAAATGGAAGAG ATCCACAGCTTTGATGAAGGTAGTGTTACAGGGAGCTTCATGGGAGGAGCAGACAACTTAG TGCGATGTCTCGTACGCACTACCAGCTGTCAGTCAGACAGCAGCGGTTTCCTGGAGGAGCCATTCATCCCGCCTCACTCTCAGCAGGAGTCACCAGCACCTGATCTCATCAAG GCTCTGTCATGCCTTTCAGGAGGGAGCACCGAGAGCCACAGCGGAGACAGACCAGGTTCTCCTTTTCCCCCTCATACCTCCCAGCCTCTCCTGCACCATGCATCCCTCACACCTTCCAGTGTTGACAATCCTTCTGTTCCCTCCACATATCCTCCACGAGATCAGTCACCAGGCCTTCCCCAATCTCCTGCCTCATCATGTCTCCCAAAGTCTGATCTGAAGGTGTCAGGGACTGAGACGCCACCGGATCAGGACCGGTCTCCGGAGTATGAATACCTGTGCCCTTGTACCTCCTCACCTGAGTTGGTGAACACAAATGAGCGATCTGAAACTGGCCCTCCTTCAGCCTCTGTTACATCAGTCTTACTGATCAGAGCATCAGAGGAGATTCAACCTGAGGACATGGACAGTCCACCTTGTGACTCTGACCCCACAGCATACTCTATCTTTCATAGTGAACCACTTTCTGCCTCATCTACCCATCCGAATTTGGATTGTACGCTTTCTTCCACAGTTTCCTTCTTTGGGGGTCCAGAGGAGACACATTCAGAAGAGACAGAGGAGTCTCCTTATATGAACTCCCTTTCTCCTTCCAATGGCCCCTCATCTCAGCTTCCCTCCCACCTGTTCTCACCTTCCTCTTCCCTGTCTGATTCTTACTTACCGTCCCCTGAAGCACCTTCCTCACAGAGTCCAGAAAAGAATCAGAAAGACTCTCTTCTCCAAGACTCAAGCAGAGAAGGACTCTTTGATCCACTTacatgtgcacaaacaaaagaagaaaaagaagaagaagaaaaagctcATCCCTCTGTCTTCTTTGAGTCAGAGCAGGACAGACCTTTAGCTTTGTCTGCTCTCACTCAGGATTCCCTTCAGATCGGGGAGTTTGCCCCAGATCCGGGCCTTTCTCCTAACCCATCCACTCCAATATGTGAGTCTACTTCTTTATTAGAGTCACACGATCAGGACGGTCTTACAGATCCAGCTGCTGGAGGAGTGTTAGATGCGACAGAGCAGTCCATCTTCCAGCCGGTCAGACCTTACTCTAATGATCATATCACCGACTTCCCTTTCCAAGAAGTTCTTCCTCTTCAGACGGATGACTTTTCTTTGGACTTAGAGGACAATCAGGGGGATGGAAAGGGAGATATGGAGGCTGCCAGACATCCTGAACCTGTGCAGACTCTAGAAGCTAGTGTTTACATCTCAGACACAGAGGGATCAGCTGGTTTATCAGGTTCTGGATTAGTCCGTAGAAAAGCGTGCAACCAAAAAGGAACAGATCCAAAAGTCTCCGCCTGTTGTTTGCATCATGAACTTTCAActgaaacaaaagcagaggATCTGAGGAAGGTCTCTCAGATGGATATTAGGGACACAGAAAGTGAATCATGGAGGACTTCCTTAGCTTCATATGAGAACGTACCAGGAGCTCACAGCAGGAATGAAAGAGAACCCAAAGGTTTGTTTGAGATTCAGAGCCTGGATGTGGTGTTTCAAACCTCAGTGGATGGCTCAGACGGTGAAAACGGAGATATGGATGCCTTCCTTGAACAGCTTGATACTGAAAGGCACGTTTACTGGGCAGAACCCATCACTGTTTCCAGTCAGAGCTCTGTGGTTGAAGAGTCAAGTAGCTTTGAAACCTCAGGTGGACCTCCTGGGAAGTCTCTGCCGACTACAGGACCAGCTATTTTAGATTCATTATCATCCACAGGTAGAACTGACCCTGTCCCAGCAACCCCAGATCCAAAGCCATTCAGCCGCTCTGTCTCAGTCCAGATGTCCTCGTCTCCATCCTCTCACATCGTCCACAGGAAGGATGTTCCCTACATGACGGATTCTAAACGCATCCTCTTCCCCGCTGATCTCTCTCTGGACACCTCGACGCCTTTCCGTGCAGTTCAGTCATGGACAGACTGGCAGATTCAAAGAAACAACCTCTCCAAGATGTTATCACGAGGAGCTCCTGATGAAGTCAAAAACCAAAGAACCGGGTCCACAGAGTTCTCAGAAACTACACGAAGACCTGCCCTGATCTATTCCTCATCTCCATGCCTGCCTCTGTTATCTAAAGCCTGGAGATCTTACGACTCTCTCCCAGGGATGGCTCGAGGTAACAGCACTGCGTCAGTCTCTGTAGATAAAggcttgtggtctgatgaagaggaggaggtggagaagaatGGATATGAAGATGAGAGGAACCTTTGGCAGGCCAAACACGCAGACACCATtgcatgctgctgctcctgtgACCATCAGGGTACCAGCTGTTACAACACGCAACACACTGTGGGGAACACACCT TACTCCCTGGATGAGCTGGAGGAGATGATGCTGAGTCTGCAGCAGTTTCGCTCTGTGCTTTGCAACATGGAGGAGCAGCTCTCTGAAGACCAGGCCGCAGTTTACAGCTGTCTGTCAGATCAGGACAG ggaGAAGGTTCGAGACATAGAGGAGCTGAGGCGAGCGGTGAAGAAGGAGGCTGGAGAGCTGGAGATGCAGCTGAATGAACTGGCCCACCACTATGATGACAGCTTGAAAATG AAGATGCACCGACTGTTGGATGAGCAGTCTCTGCTCTGCACTCAACTCAGAGTGCCTCTACCTGGACAGATGCCGACCTCACTGTGCCCCGCCCCCAACAGGACGGTGGCTACTCAGTGCTGCCTGCTGCCCTGGATGCAGAACGACCAAGTCTCCTCCTGGAACGTGGATTCTCCCAGACAGTCACCTCCTGGGTCAGATAGCATCAGTGAGGGTCTGGGCTGCTCTCCTACTAAGGCAGACAAGGTGGACTTACTGAGCTTTCTACAGAGG CTGAAAGAGTCTTTGCGACACTCAGTGAACATGGACATGTTAGAGTAA